One stretch of Catenulispora sp. EB89 DNA includes these proteins:
- a CDS encoding putative Ig domain-containing protein, translating to MTAPSGADAGSSGTTTQNPYDPTYGHPYRHGAVPTIQQNQKEKAWNAAHPSTNATNAATGPETLSYGGGIDGIGVNDGGKSKVYLVFYGSQWGTESTDSNGNAKFTGDPDGGASVAQQMFKGIGTNNELWSADLTQWCDGAGVATGAVSCPTNLPASQYINYQSGGVLAGVWYDNSGASPSAASGHQLGQEAVNAAAHFSNTTAAANRNAYYVILSPTGTNPDNYQGQYCAWHDYNGDSTLTGGAVTSPYGDIAFSNQPYNMDSGAGCGVGFVNSPGTLDGYTITLGHEWHEMMSDQNPAGGWTNNTGSSYNGQENSDECAWLAPGTTGGGGNVSFGSFGTYPEQASWSNDTNACALSHPIINHGTTETVSVTNPGNQTSTQGTAIGTLQISGSDSAGKSLTYSATGLPAGLSISSSGAITGTPTGTGTSSVTVTASSGTATGTTSFSWTVNAQGGTETVSVTNPGNQSSTQGTAISTLQISATDSAGKSLTYSATGLPAGLSISSSGAITGTPSAAGTSNVTVTASSGTASGSTSFTWTVASSGGGGCTAAQLLGNPGFETGSATPWSATSGVINSDTTSEPAHSGSYDAWLDGYGTTHTDTLSQKVSIASTCKTANFSFWLHIDTAETTTTTAYDKLSVQVLNASGTVLGTLATYSNLNHNSGYTQHSFSLASYIGQTITLKFTGTEDASLQTSFVIDDTGLNVN from the coding sequence ATGACAGCGCCCTCCGGCGCCGACGCCGGCAGCTCCGGCACCACCACGCAGAACCCGTATGACCCCACGTACGGCCACCCCTACCGGCACGGGGCCGTCCCCACGATCCAGCAGAACCAGAAGGAGAAGGCCTGGAACGCCGCGCACCCCAGCACCAACGCCACCAACGCGGCCACCGGTCCGGAGACGCTGTCCTACGGCGGCGGCATCGACGGCATAGGCGTCAACGACGGCGGCAAGAGCAAGGTCTACCTGGTTTTCTACGGCAGCCAGTGGGGCACTGAGAGCACCGACTCCAACGGCAACGCCAAGTTCACCGGCGACCCGGACGGCGGCGCCTCGGTCGCGCAGCAGATGTTCAAGGGCATCGGCACCAACAACGAGCTGTGGTCGGCGGACCTGACGCAGTGGTGTGACGGTGCGGGCGTCGCGACCGGTGCGGTCTCCTGCCCGACCAACCTGCCGGCTTCGCAGTACATCAACTACCAGTCCGGCGGCGTGCTCGCCGGTGTCTGGTACGACAACTCCGGCGCCTCCCCGAGCGCCGCGTCCGGCCACCAGCTGGGCCAGGAGGCGGTGAACGCCGCCGCACACTTCAGCAACACCACCGCGGCCGCGAACCGTAACGCGTACTACGTGATCCTGTCCCCGACCGGCACCAACCCGGACAACTACCAGGGCCAGTACTGCGCCTGGCACGACTACAACGGTGACTCCACCCTCACCGGCGGCGCCGTGACCTCGCCCTACGGCGACATCGCCTTCTCCAACCAGCCGTACAACATGGACTCCGGCGCCGGCTGCGGCGTGGGCTTCGTCAACTCCCCCGGCACCCTGGACGGCTACACCATCACCCTCGGCCACGAGTGGCACGAGATGATGTCCGACCAGAACCCGGCCGGCGGCTGGACCAACAACACCGGGTCGTCCTACAACGGCCAGGAGAACTCCGACGAGTGCGCGTGGCTGGCCCCCGGCACCACCGGTGGCGGCGGCAACGTCTCCTTCGGTTCCTTCGGCACGTACCCCGAGCAGGCGTCGTGGTCGAACGACACCAACGCCTGTGCCCTGTCGCACCCGATCATCAACCACGGGACGACCGAGACGGTCTCCGTGACCAACCCGGGCAACCAGACCTCGACGCAGGGCACCGCCATCGGCACCCTGCAGATCTCCGGCTCTGACTCCGCGGGCAAGTCGCTGACCTACTCGGCCACCGGGCTGCCGGCCGGCCTGTCGATCAGCTCCTCGGGCGCCATCACCGGCACCCCGACCGGCACCGGCACCTCGTCCGTGACCGTCACCGCCTCCTCGGGCACCGCGACCGGCACGACCTCCTTCTCGTGGACGGTCAACGCCCAGGGCGGCACCGAGACGGTCTCCGTGACCAACCCCGGTAACCAGAGCTCGACGCAGGGCACTGCCATCAGCACCCTGCAGATCTCGGCGACCGACTCCGCCGGCAAGTCGCTGACCTACTCGGCCACCGGTCTCCCGGCCGGCCTGTCGATCAGCTCCTCGGGCGCCATCACCGGCACCCCGAGCGCGGCCGGCACCTCGAACGTGACCGTGACGGCGTCCTCGGGCACCGCCTCGGGCTCGACCTCCTTCACCTGGACCGTCGCCTCCTCCGGTGGCGGCGGCTGCACCGCGGCCCAGCTGCTCGGCAACCCCGGCTTCGAGACCGGCAGCGCCACCCCCTGGTCCGCCACCTCCGGCGTCATCAACAGCGACACCACCTCCGAGCCCGCCCACTCCGGCAGCTACGACGCCTGGCTCGACGGCTACGGCACCACCCACACCGACACCCTGTCGCAGAAGGTCAGCATCGCCTCCACCTGCAAGACGGCGAACTTCTCCTTCTGGCTGCACATCGACACCGCGGAGACCACGACCACCACCGCCTACGACAAGCTGTCGGTGCAGGTCCTCAACGCCTCCGGCACCGTGCTCGGCACCCTGGCCACCTACAGCAACCTCAACCACAACAGCGGCTACACCCAGCACTCCTTCAGCCTGGCCAGCTACATCGGCCAGACCATCACCCTGAAGTTCACCGGCACCGAGGACGCCTCGCTGCAGACCTCCTTCGTCATCGACGACACCGGTCTGAACGTGAACTGA
- a CDS encoding TIGR03560 family F420-dependent LLM class oxidoreductase produces MAAAQHPLRIGAKLVPQGTTIAALRAFWRLADESGFDHLWVYDHLAGAGNLATVTEPDPAIELYDGWSLLAAMASETRRARIGAMVTANTFRHPGVLAKIATTVDHLSDGRLEFGIGAGWSEYEHRMFGLELGGARQRIEKLDEALRIIKALWSPEPFTDFAGEHYTLDKAVHAPKPVQTPHPPIWLGGTGEKRMLKLVAEQADVWNTVNHDGVEEAARLSGVLDRWCAEVGRDPGEIRRSVQLRPDPRRVVDDVAPWLDAGFTEIVLFFAPEQPLADLEKVAERLPALRALI; encoded by the coding sequence GTGGCAGCGGCCCAGCACCCCCTGCGGATCGGCGCGAAGCTGGTCCCGCAGGGCACCACCATCGCGGCGCTGCGCGCCTTCTGGCGCCTCGCCGACGAATCAGGGTTCGACCACCTGTGGGTCTACGACCACCTGGCCGGTGCCGGCAACCTGGCCACCGTGACCGAGCCGGACCCGGCGATCGAGCTGTACGACGGCTGGTCGCTGCTGGCCGCCATGGCCTCCGAGACCCGCCGGGCGCGCATCGGCGCCATGGTCACGGCGAACACCTTCCGCCACCCCGGAGTGCTGGCCAAGATCGCCACCACCGTCGACCACCTGTCCGACGGCCGCCTGGAGTTCGGCATCGGCGCCGGCTGGTCCGAGTACGAGCACCGGATGTTCGGCCTCGAGCTCGGTGGCGCGCGTCAGCGTATTGAGAAGCTGGACGAGGCGCTGCGGATCATCAAGGCCCTGTGGTCTCCGGAGCCCTTCACCGACTTCGCCGGCGAGCACTACACCCTCGACAAGGCGGTCCACGCGCCCAAGCCGGTGCAGACCCCGCATCCGCCGATCTGGCTCGGCGGCACCGGCGAGAAGCGGATGCTGAAGCTGGTGGCCGAGCAGGCGGACGTCTGGAACACCGTCAACCACGACGGGGTCGAGGAGGCCGCGCGGCTCTCCGGCGTCCTGGACCGCTGGTGCGCCGAGGTCGGCCGGGACCCGGGGGAGATCCGGCGCTCGGTGCAGCTGCGGCCGGACCCGCGCCGGGTGGTGGACGACGTCGCGCCGTGGCTGGACGCCGGTTTCACCGAGATCGTGCTGTTCTTCGCACCGGAACAGCCGCTCGCCGACCTGGAGAAGGTCGCCGAGCGGCTGCCCGCACTACGTGCTCTGATCTAG
- the ilvD gene encoding dihydroxy-acid dehydratase, which yields MPALRSRTSTHGRNMAGARALWRATGMGDDDFGKPIVAIANSFTQFVPGHVHLRNVGEIVADSVKEAGGVAKEFNTIAVDDGIAMGHAGMLYSLPSRELIADAVEYMVNAHCADALVCISNCDKITPGMLMAALRLNVPTVFVSGGPMEAGKTTAIEGVVHSRIDLIDAMIASANDTVTDEQLGDIERSACPTCGSCSGMFTANSMNCLVEALGLGLPGNGSVLATHEARRQLFERAGSTVVELARRYYDGDDEAVLPRAIATPAAFGNAMALDVAMGGSTNTVLHLLAAAQEAGVGFGLKDIDHVSRRVPCIAKVAPSSQFHMEDVHRAGGIPAILGELHRGGLLDPEVHSVHAPTLQTWLDEWDVRGGKASEAATELYHAAPGGVRTVEPFSTANRWASLDTDAENGCIRDLAHAYTKDGGLAVLWGNLATDGAIVKTAGVDEKIWEFSGPARVFESQDDAVEAILAKKIVPGDVIVIRYEGPKGGPGMQEMLYPTSFLKGTGLGAKCALVTDGRFSGGSSGLSIGHISPEAASGGVIALVEEGDTVKIDIATRTLHLDVDPEIVEERRAKLLADLGGYRPRDRDRQVSVALRAYAALASSASTGGVRDLGQIGA from the coding sequence ATGCCAGCCCTGCGGTCGCGTACCAGCACCCACGGACGCAACATGGCGGGGGCGCGCGCGCTTTGGCGGGCCACCGGCATGGGGGACGACGACTTCGGCAAACCGATCGTCGCCATCGCGAACTCCTTCACCCAGTTCGTCCCGGGCCACGTGCACCTGCGCAACGTCGGCGAGATCGTCGCCGACTCGGTGAAGGAAGCCGGCGGCGTCGCCAAGGAGTTCAACACCATCGCCGTCGACGACGGCATCGCGATGGGCCACGCCGGCATGCTCTACTCGCTGCCCAGCCGCGAGCTGATCGCCGACGCCGTGGAGTACATGGTGAACGCGCACTGCGCCGACGCGCTGGTGTGCATCTCCAACTGCGACAAGATCACGCCCGGCATGCTGATGGCCGCGCTGCGCCTGAACGTCCCGACCGTGTTCGTCTCCGGCGGGCCGATGGAGGCCGGCAAGACCACGGCCATCGAGGGCGTGGTGCACTCCAGGATCGACCTGATCGACGCGATGATCGCCTCGGCCAACGACACGGTCACCGACGAGCAGCTCGGCGACATCGAGCGCTCCGCCTGTCCGACCTGCGGCTCCTGTTCCGGCATGTTCACCGCGAACTCGATGAACTGCCTGGTCGAGGCCCTCGGCCTGGGCCTGCCCGGCAACGGCTCGGTGCTGGCCACCCACGAGGCCCGGCGGCAGCTGTTCGAGCGCGCCGGCAGCACCGTCGTGGAGCTGGCGCGCCGCTACTACGACGGCGACGACGAGGCGGTCCTGCCGCGCGCGATCGCCACCCCGGCCGCGTTCGGCAACGCGATGGCCCTGGACGTGGCCATGGGCGGCTCCACCAACACCGTGCTGCACCTGCTGGCCGCGGCGCAGGAGGCCGGCGTCGGCTTCGGGCTCAAGGACATCGACCACGTCTCGCGGCGGGTGCCGTGCATCGCGAAGGTCGCGCCGAGCAGCCAGTTCCACATGGAGGACGTGCACCGCGCCGGCGGCATCCCGGCGATCCTCGGCGAGCTGCACCGCGGCGGGCTGCTGGACCCGGAGGTGCACTCGGTGCACGCGCCGACCCTGCAGACCTGGCTGGACGAGTGGGACGTGCGCGGCGGCAAGGCCTCCGAGGCCGCGACCGAGCTGTACCACGCGGCGCCCGGCGGCGTGCGCACCGTCGAGCCGTTCTCCACCGCGAACCGCTGGGCCAGCCTGGACACGGACGCCGAGAACGGCTGCATCCGCGACCTGGCGCACGCCTACACCAAGGACGGCGGCCTGGCCGTCCTGTGGGGCAACCTGGCGACCGACGGCGCGATCGTGAAGACCGCCGGCGTGGACGAGAAGATCTGGGAGTTCTCCGGGCCCGCGCGGGTCTTCGAGTCCCAGGACGACGCGGTCGAGGCGATCCTGGCCAAGAAGATCGTGCCCGGCGACGTCATCGTGATCCGCTACGAGGGCCCCAAGGGCGGCCCCGGCATGCAGGAGATGCTTTACCCGACGTCCTTCCTCAAGGGTACGGGCCTGGGCGCCAAGTGCGCTTTGGTCACCGACGGCCGCTTCTCCGGCGGCTCCTCGGGGCTGTCTATCGGCCACATCTCCCCGGAGGCGGCGTCCGGCGGCGTCATCGCGCTGGTGGAGGAGGGCGACACCGTGAAGATCGACATCGCCACCCGCACCCTGCACCTGGACGTGGACCCGGAGATCGTGGAGGAGCGCCGCGCGAAGCTGCTCGCCGATCTCGGCGGCTACCGGCCGCGCGACCGCGACCGCCAGGTCTCGGTGGCGCTGCGCGCCTACGCCGCCCTGGCCTCCAGCGCCTCCACCGGCGGTGTGCGCGACCTCGGCCAAATCGGCGCCTGA
- a CDS encoding serine hydrolase domain-containing protein, which translates to MNEDALTRIAELVSERPGRAQLHVLHHGAPILDVCVRCDPDTQFLLWSTGKPFTAMAVHLLAERGALDLDAPIADHWPEYGRSGKHAVTPRHALTHSTGAPLSTWHVVGDALIMHDWDRSTRAAAAAKPKTEPGRSSAYHILSHGFILGELLQRVTGTPLAEYLRTELFAPAGLDDTTLGLPPSAWNERTVLELSKAPRTSFPDRLKVARFDKKFVRTAPIPAATVHSTARDVARFHHLLLNGGSHDGVTLFKPETVQEALKPAFTDAEAMRVDPVIGHAVRWSPGFQLGWGTMPIETVKPFGRTAGKEVFGHNGSNYCNAWADPEHDLVVAYLSNHMTPRGPALAWQTELSDLIRAAVSRPS; encoded by the coding sequence ATGAACGAGGACGCCCTCACCCGCATCGCCGAGCTGGTCTCCGAACGCCCCGGACGCGCCCAACTGCACGTCCTGCACCACGGAGCACCGATCCTCGACGTCTGCGTGAGATGCGACCCCGACACTCAGTTCCTCCTGTGGTCCACCGGAAAACCGTTCACCGCGATGGCCGTCCACCTCCTCGCCGAACGCGGCGCCCTCGACCTCGACGCCCCGATCGCCGACCACTGGCCCGAATACGGCCGCTCCGGCAAGCACGCCGTGACGCCCCGCCACGCGCTCACCCACTCCACCGGCGCGCCCCTGTCCACGTGGCACGTCGTCGGCGACGCCCTGATCATGCACGACTGGGACCGCTCGACCCGCGCGGCCGCCGCGGCGAAGCCGAAGACGGAGCCGGGCCGCTCCTCCGCGTACCACATCCTCAGCCACGGCTTCATCCTCGGCGAACTCCTCCAACGCGTCACCGGAACGCCGCTCGCCGAGTATCTGAGGACTGAGTTATTCGCTCCGGCCGGACTGGACGACACCACCCTCGGACTCCCGCCGTCCGCATGGAACGAGCGAACCGTCCTGGAACTGTCCAAGGCCCCGAGAACCTCGTTCCCGGACCGCCTGAAAGTGGCCCGCTTCGACAAGAAGTTCGTCCGCACCGCCCCGATCCCGGCCGCGACCGTCCACTCCACAGCCCGCGACGTCGCACGGTTCCACCACCTGCTCCTGAACGGCGGCAGCCACGACGGCGTCACCCTCTTCAAGCCGGAAACCGTGCAGGAGGCGCTGAAACCCGCCTTCACCGACGCCGAGGCCATGCGCGTCGACCCGGTCATCGGCCACGCCGTCCGCTGGTCCCCGGGCTTCCAACTCGGCTGGGGCACCATGCCGATCGAGACCGTCAAGCCCTTCGGCCGCACCGCGGGCAAGGAGGTCTTCGGCCACAACGGCAGCAACTACTGCAACGCCTGGGCCGACCCCGAGCACGACCTCGTGGTCGCCTACCTGTCGAACCACATGACCCCGCGCGGCCCGGCGCTCGCCTGGCAGACCGAGCTCAGCGATCTGATTCGCGCCGCGGTCAGCCGGCCGAGCTGA
- a CDS encoding MFS transporter — MTLLDVSIVNVALPSMQKGLHATPADLSWVVSGYALTFGLILVPSGVFGDMVGRRTAFLVGLAAFTVASGLCGIAPGAAFLVVARLAQGFASGILGPQISGLIQEMFSGAARARAFGYFGATVGLATAVGPLVGGLLIAAGGEDHGWRWVFFVNLPIGVVAFVLALRLIPGCVGCGRIGAKGRIDWVGVALLGASVVAIMLPLVQEQQWKGRGKWWLVVLGVLLAIGFAQWERRVAASGHTPLVPPTLVRIRSYTRGSVLGLLYFAGFTTIFFIFTLFVQNGLQYSALEAGLATTPFALGSAVSATLGGRLVGKHGRPLVILGIVLVAVGTGAAILVVHWVHGRGAGVATAGPLLVAGVGSGLVIAPNLALSLSEVPVARAGTAGGVMQTAQRLGSALGIACVGAVFFSRVGHGKGFANAFQAGAVVAICFEVGALVVAVADWRSRRAGTSGTTSGTADTSGGGGTSGTPADDPA; from the coding sequence ATGACGTTGCTCGACGTCTCCATCGTCAACGTGGCCCTGCCCTCTATGCAGAAGGGTCTGCACGCCACGCCCGCGGACCTGTCGTGGGTGGTCTCCGGGTACGCCCTGACCTTCGGCCTCATCCTTGTGCCGTCCGGGGTCTTCGGGGACATGGTCGGGCGGCGGACGGCGTTCCTGGTTGGGCTCGCTGCGTTCACTGTCGCGTCCGGGTTGTGCGGGATCGCGCCCGGGGCCGCCTTTCTTGTCGTGGCGCGGTTGGCGCAGGGGTTCGCTTCGGGCATTCTCGGGCCGCAGATCTCCGGGTTGATCCAGGAGATGTTCTCCGGGGCGGCGCGGGCTCGGGCGTTCGGGTACTTCGGGGCGACGGTGGGGTTGGCGACGGCGGTGGGGCCGCTGGTCGGCGGGCTGCTGATCGCGGCCGGGGGTGAGGATCACGGCTGGCGGTGGGTGTTCTTCGTCAACCTGCCGATCGGGGTCGTCGCGTTCGTCCTCGCGCTGCGGCTGATTCCGGGGTGCGTCGGGTGCGGGCGGATCGGGGCGAAGGGGCGCATCGACTGGGTCGGGGTGGCGCTGTTGGGCGCCTCCGTGGTCGCGATCATGCTGCCGCTGGTGCAGGAGCAGCAGTGGAAGGGCCGTGGCAAGTGGTGGCTGGTGGTGCTCGGCGTGCTGCTGGCCATCGGCTTCGCGCAGTGGGAGCGCCGGGTCGCGGCCTCCGGGCACACGCCGCTGGTCCCGCCGACGCTGGTCCGCATCCGCTCCTACACCCGCGGCAGCGTGCTCGGCCTGCTCTACTTCGCCGGGTTCACCACGATCTTCTTCATCTTCACGCTCTTCGTGCAGAACGGCCTGCAGTACAGCGCGCTGGAAGCGGGCCTGGCCACCACGCCCTTCGCGCTCGGCTCGGCGGTGAGCGCCACCCTCGGCGGACGCCTGGTCGGCAAGCACGGCCGCCCGCTGGTCATCCTCGGCATCGTCCTGGTGGCGGTGGGCACGGGAGCGGCGATCCTGGTCGTGCACTGGGTCCACGGCCGCGGCGCGGGCGTCGCGACCGCCGGCCCGCTGCTCGTCGCCGGCGTCGGCTCCGGCCTGGTCATCGCCCCCAACCTCGCGCTGTCGCTGTCCGAGGTCCCGGTGGCGCGCGCGGGCACGGCCGGCGGCGTCATGCAGACCGCACAGCGCCTGGGTTCCGCGCTCGGCATCGCCTGTGTCGGCGCCGTCTTCTTCTCCCGCGTCGGCCACGGCAAGGGCTTCGCCAACGCCTTCCAAGCCGGCGCCGTCGTCGCGATCTGCTTCGAGGTCGGCGCGTTGGTGGTCGCGGTCGCCGACTGGCGCAGCCGCCGGGCCGGCACGAGCGGTACGACCAGCGGAACCGCCGACACGAGCGGGGGCGGCGGAACGAGCGGCACGCCGGCCGACGACCCCGCCTGA
- a CDS encoding type II toxin-antitoxin system Phd/YefM family antitoxin, producing the protein MTDTYTVTEARAHLGEVMNKVRHGGKVVEITQHGKPAAFLISPKLLAYYRQLENEYDIAEANRAKAEGRPSISHAKVAARFGLQPDGRPA; encoded by the coding sequence ATGACCGATACCTACACCGTAACCGAGGCCCGCGCGCACCTCGGCGAAGTCATGAACAAGGTTCGTCATGGCGGCAAAGTCGTCGAGATCACGCAGCACGGCAAGCCCGCCGCCTTCTTGATTAGTCCCAAGCTGCTCGCTTACTACCGTCAGCTTGAAAACGAATACGACATCGCCGAGGCAAACCGGGCCAAGGCCGAAGGCAGGCCTTCCATCTCTCACGCCAAGGTTGCGGCACGATTCGGGCTCCAACCCGACGGGCGTCCCGCCTGA
- a CDS encoding MarR family winged helix-turn-helix transcriptional regulator, whose protein sequence is MTAEGTAEPAWLDPTEQAVWRQYISVMRLLPDRLNASLSRGHGLTLIDYEVLARLSEAPLRRIRMTELAEGALLSKSRLSHQISRMEKEGLVRREPCETDGRGFFAVLTDQGWEKLLASVPTHVADVREAFITPLSREQLLTLGEILDVIGKGLEPGRG, encoded by the coding sequence ATGACCGCCGAGGGCACCGCCGAACCAGCCTGGCTCGACCCGACCGAGCAGGCCGTCTGGCGTCAGTACATCTCGGTGATGCGCCTGCTCCCGGACCGCCTGAACGCCAGCCTGTCCCGAGGCCACGGCCTGACCCTGATCGACTACGAGGTCCTGGCCCGCCTCTCCGAAGCCCCGCTCCGCCGCATCCGGATGACCGAGCTCGCCGAAGGCGCCCTGCTCTCGAAGAGCCGCCTGTCCCACCAGATCAGCCGCATGGAGAAGGAAGGCCTGGTCCGCCGCGAACCCTGCGAGACCGACGGCCGCGGCTTCTTCGCCGTCCTCACCGACCAGGGCTGGGAGAAGCTGCTGGCGTCGGTGCCCACGCACGTCGCGGACGTCCGCGAGGCGTTCATCACGCCGCTGAGCCGGGAGCAGCTGCTCACGCTGGGGGAGATCCTGGACGTGATCGGCAAGGGTCTGGAGCCGGGGCGGGGCTAG
- a CDS encoding DUF2127 domain-containing protein, with product MGTVHGQAWRCLRCGDFVIGDPKGSGPADRAPIVPRGKALRDLFILRLLAVERIVRGVVIMLIAWAVWKFGSSQNAVQRLFESDLSAFKPFANHFGWDVEHASIVERIRKTFNYSPKSIHTVALLLGGYALLETVEGVGLWLAKRWGEYLTAVGTSIFLPLEIWDGYNKVHEHKSYIFAICTFTINVAAVVYLLVSKRLFGIRGGGKAFEAQKHAESLMTVELAACGAAAGAPGGPAAAAAGAAGAFGAPGAVGPAGGFGTAGGFGTAGPAAGALPGQHALDETVTLSGMPAQASPPMPPMPPPQPAPPVRQTAETVVLTTLPTTLPTQPPSDPNNGGAQ from the coding sequence GTGGGGACCGTTCACGGGCAGGCGTGGCGGTGTCTGCGGTGTGGGGACTTCGTCATCGGGGACCCCAAGGGCAGCGGGCCGGCGGATCGGGCGCCGATCGTGCCGCGGGGCAAGGCGCTGCGGGACTTGTTCATCCTGCGGCTGCTGGCGGTCGAGCGGATCGTCCGCGGCGTGGTGATCATGCTGATCGCCTGGGCGGTGTGGAAGTTCGGCAGCAGCCAGAACGCGGTGCAGCGGCTCTTCGAGTCGGACCTGTCGGCGTTCAAGCCGTTCGCGAACCACTTCGGGTGGGACGTGGAGCACGCGAGCATCGTCGAGCGGATCCGGAAGACGTTCAACTACAGCCCGAAGTCGATCCACACGGTGGCGCTGCTGCTCGGCGGCTACGCGCTGCTGGAGACGGTCGAGGGCGTCGGGCTGTGGCTGGCCAAGCGGTGGGGCGAGTACCTGACCGCGGTCGGCACGTCGATCTTCCTGCCGCTGGAGATCTGGGACGGCTACAACAAGGTGCACGAGCACAAGTCCTACATCTTCGCGATCTGCACGTTCACGATCAACGTCGCGGCCGTGGTGTACCTGCTGGTCTCCAAGCGGCTGTTCGGGATCCGGGGCGGCGGCAAGGCTTTCGAGGCGCAGAAGCACGCCGAGTCGCTGATGACGGTGGAGTTGGCCGCTTGCGGTGCGGCGGCCGGTGCGCCGGGCGGTCCGGCGGCGGCTGCGGCGGGTGCCGCGGGTGCGTTCGGCGCGCCGGGCGCGGTCGGGCCGGCGGGTGGGTTCGGCACAGCGGGTGGGTTCGGCACGGCGGGGCCGGCGGCCGGTGCGCTGCCGGGCCAGCACGCGCTGGACGAGACGGTGACGTTGAGCGGGATGCCCGCGCAGGCGTCGCCGCCCATGCCGCCCATGCCGCCCCCGCAGCCCGCGCCTCCGGTGCGGCAGACGGCCGAGACCGTGGTCCTGACCACGCTGCCGACCACCCTGCCCACCCAGCCCCCGTCCGATCCGAACAACGGCGGCGCGCAGTAA
- a CDS encoding DUF3817 domain-containing protein, which yields MTTADVTTAEDTKLARFRVVSLAEGVSFLILLCVAMPLKYAAHMPAPTMVFGMIHGLLFLAYLALAYDVKQAHDWDARRFLVVLIASVIPTGPFWLHKSLKK from the coding sequence GTGACCACTGCCGATGTGACGACCGCCGAGGACACCAAGCTCGCGCGCTTCCGCGTGGTGTCGCTGGCGGAGGGTGTCTCGTTCCTCATCCTGCTGTGCGTCGCGATGCCGCTGAAGTACGCCGCGCACATGCCGGCCCCGACCATGGTCTTCGGCATGATCCACGGCCTGCTGTTCCTGGCGTACCTGGCGCTGGCCTACGACGTGAAGCAGGCGCACGACTGGGACGCCAGGCGCTTCCTCGTGGTGCTGATCGCCTCGGTCATCCCGACCGGGCCGTTCTGGCTGCACAAGTCGCTGAAGAAGTAA
- a CDS encoding VOC family protein, protein MKIKDIIIDCRDPEVLAAFWAEVLDRPVAARIGPFIWLVRGEGPGLGFQRVDAPKAGKNRVHFDVGAADPAAERERLEALGARYLPEYAGGGFLVMADPEGNEFCVIPEGPFELDDEGRADYLPCAL, encoded by the coding sequence ATGAAGATCAAGGACATCATCATCGACTGCCGGGACCCGGAGGTGCTGGCCGCGTTCTGGGCCGAGGTGCTCGACCGGCCGGTCGCGGCCCGGATCGGGCCGTTCATCTGGCTGGTCCGCGGTGAGGGGCCGGGGCTCGGGTTCCAGCGGGTCGACGCGCCGAAGGCCGGAAAGAACCGCGTGCACTTCGACGTCGGTGCGGCGGATCCGGCGGCCGAGCGGGAACGCCTGGAGGCGCTGGGTGCGCGCTACCTGCCGGAGTACGCCGGCGGAGGCTTCCTGGTGATGGCCGATCCGGAGGGGAACGAGTTCTGCGTCATCCCCGAGGGACCGTTCGAGCTCGACGACGAAGGGCGCGCGGACTACCTCCCGTGCGCCCTGTGA